In the genome of Arachis duranensis cultivar V14167 unplaced genomic scaffold, aradu.V14167.gnm2.J7QH unplaced_Scaffold_69002, whole genome shotgun sequence, one region contains:
- the LOC107472372 gene encoding uncharacterized protein LOC107472372: protein MHEIQTVAKEYINDEEVSRVVAANKRQSGYGQARQSGGDGERAKEKARDEASNKAPRPFPRVGKFTNYTPLTLPIVEVYQQIAEKGILPKPRPLKDRTGGNKNLYCDYHKGYGHQTQDCFNLKDALEQAIREGKLAAFSHLIREPRRRYRDQDEESKTRSAKRRQEPEDRDHGLTVINVVTAKNAAPKSRSAHKKDAKVLAISSPPVQSSKKPPSISFGPEDQWFSDAPENPPMVITARVGTDLVKRILVDTGADSNIVFRNVFDALGLKDADLTTHQHGVIGLGDHFIKPDGVISLPISVGQTQGRRSAMAEFVILRDSTAYNIILGRKTINDFEAIINTKLLVMKFVTDDGSIGTIRGDLETAVACDNASLSLRKKSKEAIT, encoded by the coding sequence ATGCATGAAATCCAGACGGTGGCTAAGGAGTACATAAACGACGAGGAGGTCAGCCGAGTCGTTGCTGCCAATAAGCGGCAGTCCGGTTACGGCCAAGCTCGGCAGTCCGGTGGCGACGGTGAGAGAGCAAAAGAAAAGGCAAGGGATGAGGCATCAAACAAAGCACCCAGGCCGTTCCCTCGAGTCGGAAAATTTACTAACTACACTCCACTCACCCTCCCCATCGTGGAAGTTTATCAACAAATAGCTGAGAAGGGAATTCTTCCGAAGCCCCGACCACTTAAGGACCGTACGGGAGGAAACAAGAACCTTTATTGTGATTATCACAAGGGTTATGGCCATCAAACGCAGGACTGTTTTAACCTGAAGGATGCACTAGAACAAGCTataagggaaggaaagctagcagcgTTCTCCCATCTCATCAGGGAGCCGAGAAGGCGTTATCGTGACCAAGACGAGGAAAGCAAGACGCGCTCGGCCAAGCGGCGACAGGAGCCCGAAGACAGAGACCATGGCCTCACTGTGATAAACGTGGTAACGGCAAAAAATGCTGCACCAAAATCCCGGTCGGCACACAAGAAAGACGCCAAGGTTCTGGCAATCTCATCCCCGCCGGTGCAAAGTTCCAAAAAACCTCCATCCATTTCTTTCGGCCCGGAAGACCAATGGTTTAGCGACGCCCCGGAAAACCCCCCCATGGTCATAACGGCCAGGGTGGGAACCGACCTCGTCAAACGGATCCTTGTCGACACAGGAGCTGATTCAAACATCGTGTTCCGCAACGTGTTCGACGCACTAGGGCTAAAGGATGCCGACCTGACGACTCACCAGCACGGGGTTATCGGGTTAGGCGACCACTTCATCAAACCGGACGGAGTCATCTCCCTACCAATCTCGGTGGGGCAGACCCAAGGACGAAGATCGGCGATGGCCGAGTTCGTAATTCTCCGAGATTCCACAGCCTACAACATCATCTTGGGAAGAAAAACAATCAATGATTTTGAAGCCATAATCAACACCAAGCTGCTAGTTATGAAGTTCGTTACCGATGATGGATCCATAGGGACCATAAGAGGAGACCTCGAGACGGCAGTCGCTTGTGACAACGCCAGCCTTTCCCTTAGAAAGAAGTCCAAGGAAGCAATCACCTAG